The proteins below come from a single Tachypleus tridentatus isolate NWPU-2018 chromosome 13, ASM421037v1, whole genome shotgun sequence genomic window:
- the LOC143237089 gene encoding leucine-rich repeat and fibronectin type III domain-containing protein 1-like protein isoform X2 gives MYPITTQIIVMLFVVHFALSRQVEFKKAESDPGFTAKERSNSKEGHYVPKLGVRLQKTPASFLSVVPFDSVTLECEAEGNPSPTIYWLKNGRRIHQGTWEESGLSQEININEMVTRGVSRTRSRLYLDCVSAKDEGIFSCIAENPYQRVSGKTNLKLSEERETRNAICVAKNHLVLRREYTCGLGQELKPRVMTSSCFAAPQETLNPKSTGYGETMRTR, from the exons ATGTATCCCATAACCACCCAGATTATAGTTATGTTGTTCGTTGTACATTTTGCTCTGAGCAGACAAGTGGAGTTTAAGAAAGCGGAAAGCGACCCAGGT ttcACTGCGAAAGAGAGATCGAATTCCAAAGAAG GGCATTATGTTCCAAAGCTAGGTGTGAGGTTACAGAAAACCCCAGCAAGTTTTCTATCAGTAGTTCCTTTTGATAGTGTAACTTTAGAATGTGAAGCAGAGGGAAATCCATCACCAACAATTTATTGGCTTAAAAATGGGCGCCGAATTCACCAG GGAACATGGGAAGAGTCGGGATTGAGCCAGGAGATCAACATAAATGAGATGGTAACGAGAGGCGTCAGTCGAACACGCTCGCGACTTTACCTTGACTGTGTATCTGCTAAAGACGAAGGGATTTTCTCGTGCATTGCGGAGAATCCGTATCAACGGGTCAGTGGAAAAACTAATCTGAAGCTTTCAGAAGAAAGAGAAACTCGGAACGCCATCTGTGTAGCAAAAAATCATTTG gtACTCCGGCGAGAATACACATGTGGACTCGGACAAGAATTGAAACCCAGGGTAATGACATCCAGTTGTTTTGCCGCGCCTCAGGAAACCCTCAACCCAAAATCAACTGGATACGGGGAGACGATGAGAACAAGATAA
- the LOC143237089 gene encoding fibroblast growth factor receptor 3-like isoform X1 — translation MYPITTQIIVMLFVVHFALSRQVEFKKAESDPGFTAKERSNSKEVGHYVPKLGVRLQKTPASFLSVVPFDSVTLECEAEGNPSPTIYWLKNGRRIHQGTWEESGLSQEININEMVTRGVSRTRSRLYLDCVSAKDEGIFSCIAENPYQRVSGKTNLKLSEERETRNAICVAKNHLVLRREYTCGLGQELKPRVMTSSCFAAPQETLNPKSTGYGETMRTR, via the exons ATGTATCCCATAACCACCCAGATTATAGTTATGTTGTTCGTTGTACATTTTGCTCTGAGCAGACAAGTGGAGTTTAAGAAAGCGGAAAGCGACCCAGGT ttcACTGCGAAAGAGAGATCGAATTCCAAAGAAG TAGGGCATTATGTTCCAAAGCTAGGTGTGAGGTTACAGAAAACCCCAGCAAGTTTTCTATCAGTAGTTCCTTTTGATAGTGTAACTTTAGAATGTGAAGCAGAGGGAAATCCATCACCAACAATTTATTGGCTTAAAAATGGGCGCCGAATTCACCAG GGAACATGGGAAGAGTCGGGATTGAGCCAGGAGATCAACATAAATGAGATGGTAACGAGAGGCGTCAGTCGAACACGCTCGCGACTTTACCTTGACTGTGTATCTGCTAAAGACGAAGGGATTTTCTCGTGCATTGCGGAGAATCCGTATCAACGGGTCAGTGGAAAAACTAATCTGAAGCTTTCAGAAGAAAGAGAAACTCGGAACGCCATCTGTGTAGCAAAAAATCATTTG gtACTCCGGCGAGAATACACATGTGGACTCGGACAAGAATTGAAACCCAGGGTAATGACATCCAGTTGTTTTGCCGCGCCTCAGGAAACCCTCAACCCAAAATCAACTGGATACGGGGAGACGATGAGAACAAGATAA